A single region of the Legionella oakridgensis ATCC 33761 = DSM 21215 genome encodes:
- a CDS encoding nucleotide sugar dehydrogenase, with translation MMLNNLVARINNKEAIIGIVGLGYVGLPLMLRFAEVGYRVIGIDVDERKNEQLNQGRSYIQHISSEQIAKVKSRIHATSDFSKSAEADAIILCVPTPLDKYREPDLSYVLETTEALVPYLRAGQVISLESTTYPGTTEEELKPRIESTGLQIGKDVFLVYSPEREDPGNLHFTTATIPKVCGGDTEHCSKAGQVLYSAVIDKVVCVSSTKVAEMTKLLENIHRSVNIGLVNEMKVLADKMGIDIHEVIDAAATKPFGFVPYYPGPGIGGHCIPIDPFYLTWKAREYGLHTRFIELAGEINSSMPTWVVNKVADSLNLKERAIKNSKILVLGIAYKRDVDDMRESPSIEIMELLQAKGATVSYSDPHVPVFPAMRAHHFDLHSVALSETVISQYDCVVLATAHRAFDYAMIARHAKLIIDTRGAFKQFKQDNIVSA, from the coding sequence ATGATGTTGAATAACCTCGTGGCAAGAATAAACAATAAAGAAGCGATCATTGGCATTGTCGGCTTGGGATATGTGGGATTACCATTGATGTTGCGATTTGCCGAAGTAGGTTATCGCGTTATTGGCATCGATGTGGACGAGCGCAAAAATGAACAATTAAATCAGGGGCGATCCTATATTCAGCATATTTCCTCCGAGCAGATAGCTAAAGTCAAAAGCCGTATTCACGCAACATCGGATTTTTCTAAGAGTGCCGAAGCCGATGCCATCATTTTATGCGTACCCACACCGCTTGATAAGTATCGCGAACCGGATTTAAGTTATGTTTTGGAAACCACAGAGGCTTTAGTACCGTATTTGCGTGCCGGGCAAGTTATTTCATTAGAAAGCACCACCTACCCAGGCACCACCGAAGAAGAGTTGAAACCTCGAATAGAAAGCACTGGCTTACAGATTGGTAAAGATGTATTTTTAGTTTACTCCCCGGAAAGGGAAGATCCAGGTAATCTGCATTTTACAACGGCAACGATTCCAAAAGTATGTGGTGGCGATACGGAACATTGTTCCAAGGCCGGCCAGGTTCTTTACTCAGCGGTTATTGATAAAGTGGTTTGTGTCTCTTCAACAAAAGTGGCTGAAATGACCAAACTGCTTGAGAACATTCATCGTTCGGTCAATATTGGCCTAGTCAATGAAATGAAAGTACTTGCGGACAAGATGGGTATTGATATCCATGAAGTGATTGATGCCGCTGCAACCAAACCATTTGGTTTTGTTCCCTATTATCCTGGGCCTGGAATTGGCGGTCATTGCATTCCTATTGATCCATTTTATCTTACCTGGAAGGCGCGTGAATACGGGTTGCATACTCGGTTTATTGAACTGGCAGGAGAAATTAATAGCAGTATGCCGACATGGGTGGTCAATAAAGTTGCTGATTCCTTGAACCTAAAAGAACGAGCAATAAAAAACAGTAAGATATTGGTCTTAGGCATTGCTTATAAACGAGACGTTGACGACATGCGGGAATCTCCTTCCATAGAAATTATGGAACTGTTACAGGCCAAGGGAGCAACCGTTTCCTATTCTGATCCACACGTACCTGTTTTTCCTGCCATGCGCGCCCACCATTTTGATTTGCATAGCGTTGCATTGAGCGAAACAGTCATCAGTCAGTATGATTGTGTGGTGTTAGCAACTGCTCATCGTGCTTTTGATTATGCGATGATTGCTCGACATGCCAAATTGATTATTGATACGCGCGGTGCCTTTAAGCAGTTTAAACAGGATAATATTGTGAGTGCCTAA
- a CDS encoding DegT/DnrJ/EryC1/StrS family aminotransferase, with translation MQFIDLKAQSDRIEERLLHRFKTVLNHGSYIMGPEIVELENALARFVGVKHALAVASGTDALLIALMALGIKAGDEVITTPFSFFATAEVIALLGAKPVFVDIDKETYNINVASIEAAINEKTKAIMPVSLYGQCADFDEINTIAKRYNLPVIEDAAQSFGATYKGQPSCGLTTIGCTSFFPSKPLGCYGDGGACFTNDSELAQRMNEIRTHGQSKRYYHTRLGINGRLDTIQAAILLEKLEIFPEEIQLRQKVAQQYQRLLPTAIKKPLTKSHNLSVYAQYTVEVANRDQVQQALHEKGIPTAVHYPLGLHEQPIFKELYPEKQSFPNTEAAARRVMSIPMHPYLTLEDQKQICEALQEVLSKEMAIA, from the coding sequence ATGCAGTTCATTGACTTGAAAGCACAATCAGATCGGATTGAAGAGCGACTGCTGCACCGTTTTAAAACGGTGTTAAATCATGGCTCTTACATCATGGGGCCGGAAATTGTTGAGCTTGAGAACGCATTAGCTCGATTTGTCGGTGTGAAACATGCCTTGGCAGTTGCCAGTGGAACGGATGCTTTGCTCATTGCTTTAATGGCCTTGGGAATTAAGGCCGGTGATGAAGTGATCACCACGCCATTTAGCTTTTTTGCTACAGCCGAAGTCATTGCGCTTTTGGGAGCAAAACCTGTATTTGTCGATATTGATAAAGAAACCTACAACATCAATGTTGCCAGCATCGAAGCCGCCATCAATGAGAAAACCAAAGCCATTATGCCTGTTAGTTTATACGGTCAATGTGCCGATTTCGATGAAATTAATACCATTGCGAAACGGTACAATCTTCCCGTTATTGAAGACGCAGCCCAAAGTTTTGGTGCAACTTACAAAGGGCAGCCGTCCTGCGGATTAACAACCATTGGCTGCACCAGTTTCTTTCCTTCTAAGCCTTTAGGATGCTATGGCGATGGCGGTGCTTGTTTTACTAACGACAGTGAATTGGCACAGCGGATGAATGAAATTCGTACTCATGGGCAATCCAAACGGTATTATCATACCCGTTTGGGTATTAATGGGCGTCTGGATACTATTCAAGCTGCAATCTTGCTAGAGAAATTGGAAATTTTTCCTGAAGAAATTCAGCTTCGGCAAAAAGTCGCACAGCAATACCAACGGTTATTGCCAACGGCCATCAAAAAGCCATTGACTAAGAGTCATAATCTTAGTGTCTATGCTCAGTATACGGTAGAAGTCGCTAACCGTGACCAGGTGCAACAAGCATTGCATGAAAAAGGAATTCCTACCGCGGTTCATTATCCACTGGGCTTGCATGAGCAACCTATTTTCAAAGAGCTTTATCCGGAAAAACAATCATTTCCTAATACGGAAGCTGCAGCAAGACGGGTGATGAGCATTCCAATGCATCCTTACTTAACGTTGGAAGATCAAAAGCAAATTTGTGAAGCGTTGCAAGAAGTATTAAGCAAGGAAATGGCAATTGCCTAA